Part of the Vigna unguiculata cultivar IT97K-499-35 chromosome 3, ASM411807v1, whole genome shotgun sequence genome, TGCACctcaatatttattatttcttttgcaCCCAAACATGCTTTGAATTCTAATAATACCCTTTGAAAAGTTAactatcaataatttttttttaaaaatcaaaaaaacaaTCTCATCCTCTctcctatttaaaaaaaaactaactctTTCACCACCACCCTAATCTTAAATGTGCAAGCCACTCACCCCCAAGCCCCCACTTACCACCCTCACTCTTTCTCTCCTCTTTCTCTTGTCCTCACTTCCAAACCCCACTCACTTTCTCTTCTATTGTCATTCTCTCTCTTCTCCTCTTGTTGATACCACTAGGTAATAATTTGAAAActacctttttatttattttgaagtaATAATTTGAAATGGGGATTAAAGTAGAATGTGTGctcacaaaaataattacttcTCAAAAGATTTATGAGGATTTCACAGAGGATCCGAGAATACTTTACTTTCCATTTTAAATCATtacttcaaaataaataaataagatagtTTTCGAATCAATCATTACGTGTGGACCCCACGAGAATGACAATAGAAGAGAAATAGGGTGGGGTTTGGGGTGAGGACAAGAGGAAGAGTAGAGAAAGAGTGAGGGTTCGTGGAGCTTAGATGGAGTAGTCTTGCGTGGTTAGAGTTAGGATGAAATATGGATAGAAAAGTTAGTTTTCATTAAATAGgggtttaattattcttttggtccTTTTTATCCAAAAGTATTAAATTGGTcatccaatttttttaagtttcaatttagtcctgatttttaaaaaattgatgcaatttggttattttcgttaatttttttaaaatgaattaatgatttttttaatcaaaattggcAATATGATTGtgttaattatatcaataaagcaatttatcatttttaacaatttcaattttgatgaaaaatccttaatctgtttcaagaaatttaacgaaaaggacaaaattgcatcaattttttaaaaatgaagatctaattaaaacttaaaaggaAAAAACTGGAGGATCAATTTGACACTTTATTACAAAAacaggaaaaaaataattaaaccttaaatagGAGAGAGAGGGTAAGgttgattttttgatttttttttttaaaggtcTACTGCTGTCAACTTTTCAAAAGGTATTttggaattaaaaaatatttctagagTGCAAAAGAAATATTGGGGGTGCTGGAAGAAAACTCCCTTCATACTGCATGCACGTTGGCCCGTTAAGTAAGCAAAAATTCATTATAAAGTGGGAGTGTATTATAATAGGTAGACAAGATTAAGTTTTTTTCATtggcaataaataaaaattaaataaactataataatgatttaaattattatatgagtatatattttaaaattttaattttaatttaatttaatttatacttatttttagtaaaacccCATTGCGGTCTTCTACTTTTTGAATGCTCTGTTtgggtaacatttttttttctgttctgTGTTGGAATTGATTTTTCGCACAATTATTTCATACTTTTTAGCCTTAAAAGATCCAAAGTGAGACAAgcataaattaaactttaaatcgATCAATAGAAACTTTAACCAAGTTGAACTTTTgagttttaattgtttttgtatttctttctcTTCCCGTTCAAATCATGAAATTTTGGATGGATGGATTTAAAAGCTTTAGTTTTTCAAGTAAGagtttgaagaaaaagaaaaaaagagactTTGTGAACATGAGGTTGTTTTGGGTAATTAATCGTTAAATTCTATTTCTCGATGTTACTCGAAGGTTTTCTACATATTCtggaatttttatttgattgataAAGTTAACttcaaataaaggaaattaattgaaatttgattCTGTGGAATTATAACTGAAGTGTTAAAAGTTGTTTCAAAGTCATGGTGTTTAGTGCTGAAGCATCCATGCAGATTGATTGAACGTTTCATGAGCCAATTTTGAGCTAAATTATTGTTAGTCGGTCATGTCCATTACAGTGACATTTTTTGTTGTACTATTATTTGTCAAATCATAATTTATGGGTTGGTCAAGACCaatcaataatatttgtttatctttttcCACAAAAATCATGAGAAATTGACGCCTgtcttctatttatatattttgtaataaattaagGGTATAGAAGTAATTTAATacctaatataaatatatatttttaaggtaactaatataaatatctctttcttgtatctagaaagaaagaaaagttcatatttttttatgaaaaaaataataacacttattttcaaaatactGATGTCATTCCAACAAGAAGAAATCATTAACTATTAATTGTAATGCACATATCCATAGCCCCATCTGGTTCTATAGCCATAGATATGATAGTTGTCATTGATCAAGAAACAAGGAGAAGAGGAAAGTagaaaatgttttgtttgagaTAATATAGTAGTGTTTTAATGATATTCCTTAATTTCGTAAGTTTTAACATAAAGTagtgaaaaatgttatttatactTTCACTTTTTATTGTCATTTCCTTACATAAAGCTATTCATAATTCGAAGCAATAATCAAATCAAAGTATAAATTTGACCCATTCGCTAAATTCAGCTTTTTTTAACTTCCACGTCTACATTAAACTCCTTACCTAAAATATAACCACAAATTAAGTTAGGTAGTAATATAAATAGGCCTTTAATAATGATCTGAACATTACCAGAATTTAAATTACTACGAACGGTGAAAAGGTTGGAAAAGatagattataaatattaaagtttagGGCGCAACTTTGACAacttagaaattaaaaaagttcaaTCATCATAAAGAAGATTAAATGTTAAGATCCAATGTTAAAGTCAAAGTAACTTTTCTGTCGATTTGGGCAATATTtccttttaaaatttgttttcaagttatttcaattacattttatttacctttaagataataattataattatattttatccaaTAATTATACTGCATCATTCACATAATTAACGTTCTTAAAAGTTATTCtgattcataaatattaaaatttagtagaaATAGAACCTACTTTAATGAGATtacatgaaatattttatttatcaatatttaaatttaggaaaaatataCTACTAAATTGCATTTATGACccatttagttatatatatatatatatatatatatatatatatatatatatatatatatatatataaaaataataaatttaaacaattaagcCTCGATCATCATATTACAAGAGCATCATCTAAATTTTTGTTTCTGAGAGAACTAGTGTATTTTGAACAAATTCATGAGACTCTGCACATGTCATACTAACCCTCTCCTCTCTCTTTTTTACCACTTTTTATCAAGTAGAACTCATATATTCCCTTTAGTACTGACACAAGGTTAATTTTAACAGCTCCCTGAGTATGATCCTTTTTCATAACTGGTTGCTAAGTGAGGTCTCCTTTGACTCTTACCCTTAGTTATCTTTTTGTATGTGAGTTAGATACTAGTAAAGTCATGATAGTTTCACGTAACAAATTTCCTTCAATACACTTAGACTCACTTTAGATTAACATTTCTCCttgaaaataacaaatttgACAACTATAACACACTAAAATTTTCACAAATGATCCTATATTATCAAACATAACTCAATACCATTATAACTATAAGTTGTGGCACGCAAAGATAACTATTTAGTAAAATATAACCCACCTATACTAGGAAAGAAATTTCACAGAGTATCGCTGATAAGTGTcaataataagtaaattttcCATTTGAAATTGACACTTATCATGTATCAAATGGTGCTATTGTGTACAAAACAAACTCATTGGCTTAAGATACGAAATAAGATATTGAGAAATagagttttatgaattataatgatatttgattGTTTtgcagtaaaaaaaataaaaaatatcaagtatCCAACTGAGCCACAATATTGGAGCTAAGCCATGAAAGTAGAAAAGACAGGACaacatatttaaactttttggCTTAGCACAAGAAATGGAGCTAAGCTTCGTGAGGAAACCCTCTTTGCAAAGAAAACTGGAGCCCAAATCTATGAGGCTGAGCAACCAAGAAAACTCTTCCAAAAAAGAAAGGTCGCATGCTAAGCACCAGGACAAGGGGTTGAGTTGAGAAGGAAACCCACTTGTGAAGTAACCCCTGTGGCTGAGCACCAAAAGTAGGGCTGAACACCGcccaaaaattcttataaataaaGAGCTTGGGTCCTCATTTCAAGCATTGAGTGGTGGTTGAAAAACGTGGCAATAGTATAAAATATGGTCTATTAGGCATGAATGAGGTGCTCTTAGTATAGATCTTATGTGTAGATGTTGTTGGAATTGCATTATAACATTCTTTGAGTAGTTGAACTACCTCGTGCCTAggtttgatgtaatcaattcAGATTCTATTCACTTATACTCCTTGggtatttatctttgctttccttcaattgtttgtggtttgatttatgcttaatgatgacttgatcactcatcTTATTTCACAGGTTTGATTTGAGTTGAAAGATTGGTCTCAAGTTGTGTGGATGAATTGATGACTCATCCTATTTCACTCGTTGGGATTGAGTTGAAAGACTAATCTTAAACTAAGGTCCAATCAATCATCATACATGTACTTGTGCTGATTCAGTAGCTAGAGGGGATGTTGGAGGACAAAGTCTTACATAGTAAAGTAATGATTCATTCTACCTGAAGTAGATGAATCACATTGGGGTTTGGAGTCCTTAGGTTCTAGAGTATCAAGGATGAACCTAGATCTACATAGAAATAGTACTCTCAAGCCATTGAATGATTTGCAAGTAAGTGAACAAGATGATTGTGGTgtagtagaagaagatgagataaaatcaattcatagcTCTTACTCCACTCAATCTATCTAATAACTACTATCTATTTTACTTGCACTCTCTATCACAAACacaaaacccaaaaatcaaacTACCAACATACTTGCTAAATTCATGTGGATACGATACTTGTTGATACTACTTGTGAATACACTTGCTAAGAAATGGTTGTTGAAAAATAGTCATCAATCGCCCAACACCATGTAACCGTCACCCAATGTCATAAAGTTAGGGGCTCACTGACTCACCAGTGCCTAGTTGTAACTAGGCACCGCCTAGCAGTAAGGCCTTGGAACACCCTATTTCCAAAATTTTGTGGTGACGCCCAACAACAATGCAACAAAAATTGAGTTGTAGTGCAACCTAAGGTATTTTCGTCTAGCTTTAGCTAATTTTCTTTCCCATCTAACAATCAATCACAATTTACCTAAGACACAAACCACATTTTTCATCATTCAAAAGAACACTAGATATTTGTTAAAGTTTTAATTGAATCTTTCTATGCTTCTACTCTTTTTAAGCATTACCCTTCATATAATGATAGAGTCATAAGTATAATTATCTCACTGCATCAGAGACACTCAATCAACCAAACCCAAAGAAATCACTTAGTCATACAATCATAAGAATCACATTCAATTAATAAAAGTTCTGCTAATCCAATTCTTCCATCACTActttcataccaatttcataacatAATAGCATCAACCATGACTCAACATATCAAATCCGACAATGTCACCCCATTTAGAAACTTCACAGTACAAATCCAAAACCTTTTCCTCtcataaattaataactttctctaaacaaaagaaaaaaaatcaccatTATGAATATTATGCATTAAACTTACACTTTTCTTGAGAAATTCTCATTTTCTGTAGCAACATTCAAACACAACTATCATATTATAAGTTCATATCTTGTCAAAATAAAGCATTAAATTTACAATGAAATTAACTTCCTTTTTCTTATAAACTTTGCCTAACATTTGTTCTTTTACTTTAAACAACTCCACATACAAATATCACTCCATCAAAACGAAACGACCAAAACAACTATGATACAACCTTAGGATTTCCGTTAAAAGAAGTTTCATCAAGAATAAAAAGAGACAACATGCAACCAAAAAGAGACATACATGTATAAGAAACATATTGTTCAATAGAAAATAGTAGAAATTCGAGTTTACCTATAAGAGAAATTGATGGATTTCTTTGTCTGAATCATTATGTGATGTTAGATCTTCAAAAAGAATGTATAGATAAGTTAAAGATTAAGGATAGAAAAGGAAGATGATTTGACTACATTAGATTTTGAGAAAAGAAAGTTTTCTACAAATAAGGATTctcaattttattgttttttaaaaaaattatacaattttggGAATTCAGTAAATTGTGATTAATTATAAACCGTTTTTTTATCTGCATGATTAACACTAAACCGTGCTAGaaacaaattaacaatttttggaaaaaaaattacacctACTCCGTCatataaaaaatgcatacaaTTAATATTACATAGTTGATATAATCATCAATTTAAACGAAGATTTTTGTTCATTCTGGCCATTGATTGCCAATTAATAGAATCGGCGCATTATTAATATACTGTTctagaaagaaagaagatatGGGGTCCAGTGAGTAATATACTatcttcatatatattttttcaaacattGTGCGAGATGTTGAAACGGACGGCCAAAGTTACGCTAATTACAACCACTTCCcgacacgcacacacacacacgttgTCTCATCTCTTCCATCATTAACTGCCCCAAACTTCCTCTTATTCTGTTTCTCCCCACTCTACTcatctcttttccttttctacTCAACAAACTATCTTGtaataacaaaaaatcatttaaataaaaatatatcaaaactaaagtaaaaaaaaatgctgGTATCTTTTTCTCGTGCCCGCCGCATCAACAACGTGTCAAACAGgcacctatttttttttttttatcttttctcctTTTGACTTTTTTGCCCTCAACTTGTGGTCCCGCACCACGGCGCCGTGTACCGCCGCCGCTCCGCCAGAAGCCCCTGCCGGAACATGACGGAGCACTCCGGCAGCTCCCCGAGGTCCGCGAAGAGCAGCTCGTCCTCTTCCCTCATCGGCAGCAACGCCGACTCCACGTCAGCGTGGTACCCTGCGGCAATAATTGGGCTTTCGAGAACAGTGGGCGTCGTCGTTTCCATCTCCCCCAGCCACCCCATCTCATCCGCGGTGGTGATCATGGATTCGTCCCCGCCCAGTTCCGCAAACTTGTCCTCCAGTTCCGGTTCCGTCTCCGGCTCGACCGGGTCCTCCGTTACCGGTTCGGGCTCGGGCTTCTTTGTGGGCCTGGTGTTGTTTCTTGAAGCTGGCCAGGGATGGTTGTGGTCGGAGGAGTAAGTGACGACCAACATTGTGGGGTCCACGCAGCTCCTTTCCACTTGTTTCCGTGCCGGGCACCCCTTGGAGCTGCTACACCTGTAGTACCCCCTGTTGTACCACAACGATTTCTTAACTTCAATCATCAAATTCACCAACTAACAAGACAGTTACACTAGTTATTTCCGTTTCTTGTTTTCAGTTATTTTGTACACAATAATAACCAAACATGAATAACAAGACTGAAACGTTTTCGGAATGGAATTAACCTTGGATAAGGTGAACCCTTGATCGGTTTCTGCCCGTACTTTCTCCATGCCCATGAATCCGACGGCGGGGTGTTGCTCTCTCCTTTTAGCCTACACCCTTCTGTCTCCTTGATCGGGATTTGCACCACCCTTTTCTGTATCGCCCTCCTGCATGTTTCAACAAAGCCAATTCCTCTTTTCATTCACCCTTTTCACATACATACACAGTCACTCTTTCGAAAAACCACACCCATATGACGTATGGCAAAAATGAAGCGGAAGAGAATTGAAGAAGGTGCTGATACACACGTACGGAAATTCTGGTATCAAGAATTGTTACAGTACTAGCGAAATTAAGAATTTTGACAGTGGTAGTTTAGGTAAATAGTTTCTTTAACActgaaaaagagagaagaaaaccAAAGGTTTGTGAATACGAATAGAAAGTGTAAAACTTTGGAGAGTAGCATACAATCTGTGACATCACGGGTAATTCATTGGGAGCAGTATTCCTTGCAAGATTTAAAGTTGAAAGGAAGGTGGAAGGAGTGGTAACCTTCTCTTGGACGAGGAAGAGGGGGAGGCGACAACGCCATCGATGttgaagagagaagaagaaggaggagagtCGGCAATGTTTTGCTGAGGTGCATCTTGTTGGTTGTTGTTGGTGAGTTTAGTATCCATTTGATGAGAGTTGGGGTTGGATCCCACGTAGAAGGTGGCGATGGTGATGGAAAAGGGTTAGGTGGTAGATtagcagaagaagaagagaattaagaaagaaaaggaaatgggGTTTAAAAACGGGGCATCGTGTTGACAGACTGGCCTGGTCTTTGTTTATTAGAGGACGTGAGAGCAAATACTTCATCATATCCGAACCAACACCAatttatatgaatatgaatatgtcATTTGAAAGCAACCCCTTGTTTCTTTACTActtattttatatcatatttttccTTAAGGATAAGCCCATTCATTACATTAATGTAACTAAGTCTCCTCTTTTTGTCATATCTGCCCACCCTTTCCACCACCATTACTTACTCTACTTTTTCTTACACATATAGTCTGCCTACTATTAACTCCTAATTTTAATTACCTGCAGGCTTCTTATATCATAATTCAACCCTTTTACTGCTTcaaatcttttttataaaataaaaactgctTCCGTACTCCAACTGCGTTCGATGAATTCAAAatatcgttttttttttcttattcaacAAGTCccttttattacaatttataatgtttaaaaacGAAATCTATATagatagttatttttataaagatttaaattagaatataacatcttattttttatggattaaaattagaattcagattttttattgattttttttactgtCATATgcttaacattaaaaatatattatgttgatattttaaatatatttttaatatattttaaaacatcaaaattagtgataatAAGTGTATTATAAagtagagaatccaaattcttaaaattatacttaaacTATGTAGAAATTAATAAAGGTGCCAAACTTTTCACCAAACATAAAAGGCCTACGACGAAGGGCAGAAGGAAGAGTAGTGTGTTCCAATGAAATAGCATGCATACTTTGAAATTGTTGTCACTTTAGGCTCCCTTAAGCCAAACCAAAGGGAACCTTTTCCATGGTAGAGGTgataataactaaatatattatattatgtattgcATATCttcatttgaaaaagaaaaagaaaaacactctCACTGAGACTACaacaaaaagaaattcaatGGTTGGATacggaaaaaagaaaataggaaaaacAATCAATTATAACACAAATTAGGATATATTAATTCGGGCTGTTTGATTCAAGAGATATTTGGagtgaaattaaaatgaaaaatattaaatgatttaCCACTAGTACTATTAATAATGACATTTAAACGACTCACAAAAGAAAATTGCCAACTAATTTgcataaaaatggaaataaaattcACATAAATTCAAGCATTTAGAGTGTAATATActgactttatatttttatgatgcgTGGTTGTTACTCAATAATTTACCGTGATATTTtgtaacatttaatttttaaaatgaaaatattttacacaCATGCttgatgattaaattaaatagaattTTCTTAAAAGTGAGCTTAACTCTACAATTATGATTGATTAGTTCAATGGCATTACGTTTAGAACAACAATAGTTACACCCTAATGTTGCCACGGCCTTTTACTTGGTGGAGGTAGAATCTTAGAACTCTTTCCCAAAGCACCGGAAGACATTATGAAAGTAATGAAAGAAAATAGTAAATTGGTAAGCATTTAAAGGAGAAGACAATTggagtaaataaatatttgagcatcataatgatgaaaatatatcaACTTTGAACAGACACTTATAAACAATGTTACACATGTTCAGACCAGACATTAGATCCTAAAATAACCAAACAATACGAATCCATATATAGAATAATTCCAGCTCAGTATGCTAACTAGAGATTGTTTTGGGTCGACGTCTTTGGCCCAAACCCAAACAAAGTAAACACATTTACCTAAATTTGAGAGACACCTTATTACACTCAAATGCAACATAAGCAAATCCACCTTCAACATACGACAGAAAATATGTCTCGTAACAAACTCATGATGAGAATCCTGGGAGGTAGTGCAAACATGTCGCTAATTCTTCTAGATGGCGTCACTCATGCAATCAAGTTTCCACAATTAAAGGTGGACATCCAAGGCACAAGGtacaattattaataaaaaataaattttaaatttaattgatacGAGATTTCTaacaattatgattttaattctcttaaatattaataaaatagagataagaaaaagaaattattttatagagGGCAAATGTCTTATGTATGAATGGGTTGcatatactaataaataaaaggGATCTTCTTAGTTAACATCCACTTTTGATGTTGTTAATCATATATaagaaatgaatgaatgattTGTTAATTAATGGGatagaataaaaagaaacaaaagaacatCTGTATAATATATGGGTTTAAATATTGATGATTGTGTGTGATCACATTTATTTGGATCTAAATTGTAGAGAATGGGTAGCAATCGAAAAGTTGAAGTAACATTTAGATTTTTGTGATGACGTGGCATTTAATATTGAGATCTCATTAGTTTTGACTGAGTCACTTATGGCTGGATCTGTCGCTCTCCGATGGGAAAGGGGTTGGAAGTAGCTATTGGCCAATATgtcataaaaaatatcaaacaccaaaaacaaatcaattttCTAATGTGCCTAAAAGCGTGAAGCAATGTAACAACTCTTTTATATTATCCATCATTTATTATCTCCAGCAACCCACATTTTATATTCTCAACaatccatttttcttttccacATTTTGtcagaaaaataataactatacCAATCTGCAAATCAATCGAtgcagaaaaaaagaaaaaaaaaacgtatttCATAGGTTTCTTGTTCCCCAAATTTTGACTTCCTTTCCTTACGGCATTAGTGATGCAAATTATTCTCCAccttaaataattataatttggcATCATAGTACCATCTCTTCATATCTTATAtacattttcgttttttttttgtttattttaagaaagATTGTTAAGGAATCTAAATCTTCTTATCAAGGCCTGTTTATGACTCCTAATTAATAGATGTTTATTATTTGCTATTTATATAACACTCATActtaaattaatgaaatttctaacctttttttttcttagatcgTTTACCATCACTGTATTATTTTGCCCCGTCAAAAGGGTCGTGAAATCACCGCCACCTTTCAAGAAACagatatttctttatttcttagTTTCAAATTGCAAACCCCTTAAGTTACTTCTtgatctaaatttttttttcttcagttgTTCAAAAGTACATTAAATCTCAACACATCCATATATATTATGTCGGATAAATCTGTTTAAGAAGCTAAAAATTCTCTTAATATTCTCATTTACAGCATAAATCTAAATCCTTAACGTAAGTATCTTTAGAAGTTATTCTCCAATGAGAATGTTGTTATTCCCACTGTCAGTGAtcctatatattattttttttcttttttaaagtatgttttttttattttaatttcaaaattaattcaattaattcGTCTAATTACTTTCATATTATAGATTTGAATTGTTACATAGAAGGACATCATTGTTTACTTCTATGTTATAAGTTTAAACTCTCGCACTGAATTAgagtgttttaaaaaattattattattcagtAAGAGTGTTGTTGGGATTTTTTTAACATGAGAGccactaatatatttttacacactattatttttattaatatttttaaattaaattttattattttaaaaatattaataactaaagGTAACCTTTCActgtttatttaaaatacaaaatataatttacatgttcaaatttttttatttattacaaattttattgtaatatatttatatattttaaaatatttacttaatataaatttaagttatgTAACAATGATTTTCTTGTGAACTTAATATTTAAGGATTtgctttataaaataatttcaaaagcgacacttaaattttaactatatcTGAGctctaatttatttaaaaacaaaatcaatggGTTTGTGAGATAGATGGGAGTTGGTTTTAGAATTACACTATGGATTGTTGACATTAGCCTCGGTGTTAgcactaatattaatatttacagcataaatattattattgttattattggtatcattattatttttattatcattattactattcataatgttgttattataataagtgtgtttttttaattatagaaaacatcgttatactaaatacttttgctaaatagagttttaattttttgaaatttttataatttataatttatattaatattattgttagtatttttaatggttaaataaatataataacaattatattattattctaaaaaaattaaaattaaaatagcaaAAGAAAATGTTCACGGAtcataaactattttaattatttcataaaattaattaactgtattatattgtaatatcaattctatttattatatttaaaattgaaattattattgcatcacttagatttattaattactttaataacaatatttacaacaatataacttaattttcataatatttcattacataatactttcattattttattattttaatatacaaaataaaacaaatacgcATCGTGCTTATATGTCATTGTActagtttatttaaaaacaaaatcaatggATTTGTAAGATAAATGGGAGTTAGTTTTAGAATTACACTATGAATAGTTTGGCCCAAGTGAGTGATATTAGTAATTTTAATGGGTCAACAATAATCCaacttctttcttttattttttttaaatattaaatatgtttttttttttaaatttaactcaaaatttgaatttgtcttTATCATCAACTATGATATAATTGaatctcaaactttaaaaataaataaatacacataatCCTCTTATTTCAGTTGCAATAACGAATTTTGACATgtcaaatgatattttatattgatatttaagatatttacaatgtttgacatatttcaattcaaatccatttaatacaaataaaattaacatcatTGGATTAAGaagattatattcattcattttttaaaaatttaaagatcaaaATACATAAACATTAAACGAATTCAAATCCCATGCCAGTATATAAACTACAAACCTATCTAactcttaaaaaaatacataagatcattaaatttttttaaacaatttaccTTGAACTATTCAATTTCCTCATTTATAACGAAAACAAAAACCCGATTCATTTTCCATTTGTGATTTTCCTTCATCAAACTATAGCTAAGTACAAAGCATCAAATCTTGAATTTTTTGCCTTGAGAAATTTATTTTCTGTCTcctttctttaatttctttttttttttctttaaggagTGCATTCATGATTTGAGAATTTGTGGGATGTGCGAATTTTCAGTTTTTGACTTCTACACCTAGGTGTGTACTTTTTGAAGTGATAAAAAAGATTTTGGTGtttttatttcatcattttcaacaactCCTAGTTTTATTAGAAaactagttattttttttttaattccaatTTAAGTTCTATATGATAATTAGATCGTTTTAATGTTGTTTTTGCATGTACATAATTATGGA contains:
- the LOC114175592 gene encoding probable WRKY transcription factor 65, whose amino-acid sequence is MDTKLTNNNQQDAPQQNIADSPPSSSLFNIDGVVASPSSSSKRRRAIQKRVVQIPIKETEGCRLKGESNTPPSDSWAWRKYGQKPIKGSPYPRGYYRCSSSKGCPARKQVERSCVDPTMLVVTYSSDHNHPWPASRNNTRPTKKPEPEPVTEDPVEPETEPELEDKFAELGGDESMITTADEMGWLGEMETTTPTVLESPIIAAGYHADVESALLPMREEDELLFADLGELPECSVMFRQGLLAERRRYTAPWCGTTS